In the genome of Nymphaea colorata isolate Beijing-Zhang1983 chromosome 9, ASM883128v2, whole genome shotgun sequence, one region contains:
- the LOC116259930 gene encoding 2-C-methyl-D-erythritol 2,4-cyclodiphosphate synthase, chloroplastic, whose protein sequence is MATISSASALSFSTLPVKVTGKSLSGLAPNMLLSSHRLSFDASPINLTNTSARRGWVAAATLRTEASTDGRAEAETKVGSGSRPRVSLPFRVGHGFDLHRLEPGLPLIIGGVDIPHDRGCEAHSDGDVLLHCVVDAILGALGLPDIGQIFPDSDPKWRGAASSVFVKEAVRLMHEAGYDLGNLDATLILQRPKLSPHKEAIRANLCELLGADPSVVNLKAKTHEKVDSLGENRSIAAHTVVLLMRK, encoded by the exons aTGGCGACGATTTCATCTGCGTCTGCTCTCTCCTTTTCTACGCTTCCGGTGAAGGTTACTGGAAAATCCCTCTCCGGGCTTGCCCCCAACATGCTCCTATCTTCTCATAGGCT TTCTTTCGATGCTTCCCCAATTAACCTCACGAACACCTCTGCAAGAAGGGGATGGGTGGCCGCTGCTACTCTCAGGACCGAGGCTTCCACCGACGGCAGGGCCGAGGCGGAGACGAAGGTGGGAAGCGGAAGCCGACCCCGTGTTTCGCTTCCTTTTCGGGTCGGCCATGGGTTTGATCTTCATAGGCTGGAGCCAGGCCTACCGTTGATTATAGGGGGGGTCGATATCCCTCATGACAGAGGATGCGAAGCTCATTCAGATG GAGATGTGCTGTTGCATTGTGTTGTCGATGCAATTTTGGGAGCTTTGGGACTTCCGGACATCGGTCAGATTTTCCCTGACAGTGATCCTAAATGGCGTGGTGCAGCATCATCAGTCTTTGTGAAAGAAGCT GTCAGGCTTATGCATGAGGCAGGTTATGATCTTGGAAACTTAGATGCCACATTGATACTGCAGAGACCAAAACTGAGCCCACACAAGGAGGCTATACGTGCCAACTTATGTGAGTTGCTTGGGGCTGATCCATCTGTAGTCAATCTTAAGGCAAAGACTCATGAGAAAGTTGACAGCCTTGGGGAGAATAGAAGCATCGCTGCCCACACTGTAGTCCTCTTAATGAGAAAGTGA